ACTTCGGCGCCGTGATCAAGAAGGGCGAGCCGATCGAGCCGGTACGCGCAGCCTTGACCGATGCGGTCGAAAGCTTCGCCAAGAACCCGCCCACGCCGGAGGAAATGGAACGTACCCGGCGCGGCTACCTGAACAGCATCGAACGCAGCCTGGACGATCCGCAGCAGGTCGGCCTGGCGCTGTCCGAAGAGATCGCGCTGGGCGACTGGCGCCTGTTCTTCGTCGGGCGCGACCGCGTCTCGACCATCAAGGCCGACCAGGTCGCGGCGGCGTCGGCGCGCTACTTCAAGCGCGACAACCGCACGACCGGCACCTTCCTGCCGGACGAGAATCCGCAGCGCGCGACCGTGCCGCCGGCCCCGGCAGTCGCCAGCCTGCTCAAGGACTTCAAGCCGCAAGCGTCGAGCTTGAGCGCCGAGGACTTCGATCCGACCCAGGCCAACATCATGAAGCGCACGACCTTGACGACCGCGGGCGGCGTGAAACTGGCGCTGCTGCCCAAGAAAAACCGCGGCCAGACCGTGACGGTCGACCTGCGCCAGCACTTCGGCGACGAGCAGAATCTGTTCGGCAAGGGCGCGCTCCCGGGCCTGACCGCCGCCATGCTGATGCGCGGCACCACCCAGTACAATCGCGTGCAGCTGGCCGACGCCTTCGACAAGCTGAAAATCGCCGGCAGCCTGACGCATTTCCAGACCACGCGCGAAAACCTGCCGGAAGCGCTCAAGCTGGTGGCCCACGTGCTCAAGGAGCCGAGCTTCCCGGCCAACGAATTCGAGCAGCTGCGCCAGCAATCGCTGGTCGGGCTCGACGCCAGCCGCAGCGAGCCGACCACGGTGGCCTCGCGCGCGCTCAACGAACACTTCGATCTGTATCCGAAGGGCGATATCCGTCATGAAACCACGCTCGCGGAAGACGTCGCCGACCTCAAGGGCGCCACGCTCGAGCAGGTGAAAGCCTTCCACCGCGACTTCTACGGCACGGTGCCGGCCGAGATGGCGGTCGTCGGCGACTTCGATGCCGGCACCATCGTGCCGCTGATCGACTCGCTGTTCGGCCAGTGGAAAGCCCCGATGCACGTGGCGCCGGTGACGCGCAAGTTCGCCGACGTCAAGCCGATCCATGAAGTGCTGAACACGCCCGACAAGGAAAACGGCTTTTATACGGCGCGCATGAACCTCGACCTGAACGTCGAAGACCCGGACTATCCGGCGCTGATGCTGGCCGATTACATCTTCGGCGGCGGCGGGCTGAAATCACGCCTGATGGACCGCATCCGCCAGAAGGATGGCCTGTCCTACGGCGGCGGTTCCAACCTGGCGCCGGGCGACATCGACCGCGCCGGCCTGTTCGCGATCAGCGCGATCGCTGCGCCGCAGAACCTGGCCCGGGTCGACGCCGACGTGCGCGAAGAACTGGCGCGCGTGCTCAAGGATGGCTTTACCGCGGCGGAACTCACGGGAGCAAAGTCGGGTCTGATGCAGCAGCGCATCCAGAACCGGGCCGAAGACGGCGCACTGGCGGCCGGCTGGACGTCCTACCTGTATCGCGACCGTACTTTCGAATGGTCGGCCGACTTCGAGCGCCGTTTGATGGCGGTGACGCTGCCGCAGTTGAACGCCGCATTCCGCAAGGCGATCGATCCATCCAGGATGTCGGTCGTGATGGCGGGCGACAAATCGAAGATGAAGCCCTGAAAAGCAACAGATGAGCAACGCCGAGCCCTCGAAAACTGGTCAATGCCCGGTCCTGACGCTATGATGTTGCCTATGAGCAGCATTGCTTTTATGCAGCAAACATTGCGTCGGGATATTGTAAAGGAAGCATGATGAAGGGCATGACCAAGGCAACGCCGAGTGAACCCGCGTTCGCCGGCAAAGTGGCGCTGGTGACCGGCGCCGCGAGCGGGATCGGACGCGCGACGGCGCTGGCGTTCGGGCGCGCCGGCGCCAGCGTCGTCGTGGCGGACACGTCGGTGGACGGCGGCCACATGACGGCGGCGCTGATCGTCGAGGCGGGCGGCAAGGCGCTGTTCGTGAAGACCAACGTGACGGTGGCGGCCGAAGTCGAGGCGCTGGTCGACAAGGCGGTCGCGCACTACGGCCGCATCGATTGCGCGGTCAACGGCGCCGCCACCGAGGAAGAATACCTGCCGCTGGCCGAAGGCGAGGACGAGCAGTTCGACCGCATCATGGGCGTCAACGTCAAGGGCGTCTGGCTGTGCATG
This genomic stretch from Massilia sp. 9096 harbors:
- a CDS encoding pitrilysin family protein, with translation MSLRFFQRGLAAYAVVTAVSCATLTQAWAGDAPTAPPTATLPKGVTLGPSVEGITEYRLPNGLKVLLFPDSSRPTITVNVTYLVGSRFENYGETGMAHLLEHMMFKGSPKHPDITRQFQDRGMQFNGTTSFDRTNYYEVFQASQDNLDWALQMEADRMTHSFIAKKDLDSEMTVVRNEYENGENSPTSVLMKRMQSVAYDWHAYGRSTIGNKSDIENVKISNLQNFYHQYYQPDNAVLLVAGKFDANQTLRTIGKLFGAIPKPTRKLPEFWTVEPTQDGDRSFTVRRQGDVQIVAVAYHVPSSLHDDSDLLSFASTILGDSPTGRLHHLLVDSGKASDVFAFGQTGYAPGLQYFGAVIKKGEPIEPVRAALTDAVESFAKNPPTPEEMERTRRGYLNSIERSLDDPQQVGLALSEEIALGDWRLFFVGRDRVSTIKADQVAAASARYFKRDNRTTGTFLPDENPQRATVPPAPAVASLLKDFKPQASSLSAEDFDPTQANIMKRTTLTTAGGVKLALLPKKNRGQTVTVDLRQHFGDEQNLFGKGALPGLTAAMLMRGTTQYNRVQLADAFDKLKIAGSLTHFQTTRENLPEALKLVAHVLKEPSFPANEFEQLRQQSLVGLDASRSEPTTVASRALNEHFDLYPKGDIRHETTLAEDVADLKGATLEQVKAFHRDFYGTVPAEMAVVGDFDAGTIVPLIDSLFGQWKAPMHVAPVTRKFADVKPIHEVLNTPDKENGFYTARMNLDLNVEDPDYPALMLADYIFGGGGLKSRLMDRIRQKDGLSYGGGSNLAPGDIDRAGLFAISAIAAPQNLARVDADVREELARVLKDGFTAAELTGAKSGLMQQRIQNRAEDGALAAGWTSYLYRDRTFEWSADFERRLMAVTLPQLNAAFRKAIDPSRMSVVMAGDKSKMKP
- a CDS encoding SDR family oxidoreductase yields the protein MTKATPSEPAFAGKVALVTGAASGIGRATALAFGRAGASVVVADTSVDGGHMTAALIVEAGGKALFVKTNVTVAAEVEALVDKAVAHYGRIDCAVNGAATEEEYLPLAEGEDEQFDRIMGVNVKGVWLCMRAQLRQMLKQEGGGTIVNVADVGGLVAAPNRAIYSASKHAVVGLTKTAAVEYAKDGIRINSLCPGAVKTPLLARMLEREPGRDKKLKAAHPMGRIADASEVANAALWLCSSQASFVTGHQLAIDGGLTAI